GAATCATCGCTAGCAAAATAAAGTGCTGCATTTGCGACATCATCGGTTTTAAATGTCACACCCTTAAGATTAGCCAACAAGCTCATGGTACTTTCAAGCATATCGTCGTTCAATCCAACAAATTGTGTTGCCAAAGGAGTTGCACAAGCGTAAGGAGACAAAcaattaactctaatcccaaaTTGTCCGAGTTCAACTGCTGCATTTTTAGTTAAACCAACCACAGCATGCTTTGCACAACAATAAGCATGTGAGGCAGCACCACCAACATAAGAGCTTATGCTAGAAGTACTTATAATGCTACCGGTACGAGCTGGGATCATGGCTTGTGCTGCGTGTTTGATGCCGAGGAAAACACCTGTGAGATTGACGCTTAGTACACGTTCGAAATCTGCTTTATCGTTGTCAATGATTCGAGAGTTGTTAGGGCCACCTATGCCAGCATTGTTGAACATGA
This genomic interval from Trifolium pratense cultivar HEN17-A07 linkage group LG6, ARS_RC_1.1, whole genome shotgun sequence contains the following:
- the LOC123890345 gene encoding secoisolariciresinol dehydrogenase-like → MASSSPAAVSRRLEGKVALITGGASGIGKRTAEIFVEQGAKVVIADIQDELGHSVAQSIGSSTCLYVHCDVTDENQIKNAVDTTVQTYGKLDIMFNNAGIGGPNNSRIIDNDKADFERVLSVNLTGVFLGIKHAAQAMIPARTGSIISTSSISSYVGGAASHAYCCAKHAVVGLTKNAAVELGQFGIRVNCLSPYACATPLATQFVGLNDDMLESTMSLLANLKGVTFKTDDVANAALYFASDDSRYVSGHNLLIDGGFSIVNPSFHMFQYSSES